A stretch of Lysinibacillus agricola DNA encodes these proteins:
- the dinG gene encoding ATP-dependent DNA helicase DinG, whose translation MMESQKYAIVDLETTGHSPANGDRMIQIAIVIMKDWKIEKTYTKFIYPGKAIPTFIQDLTHITNEDVKDALPFEAHADYIYELLADCVFVAHNADFDLSFLQAEFKRAGLPKWQGKKMDTVELAKILFPMSLGFKLGDLAADLNIELTNAHRADDDARATAELFKRCWKELLGLPQLTLEQMHKRSFRLKSNLSQLFFEALQIKRQHITANENVSYYRNLAICDGRKKHSNNAEIVSYPRSAVDKTSLMTKAMPNFEQRPAQFEMMDTIWHALNDKRECVIEASTGIGKTAGYLLPAILYARAVDKKIAISTYTSHLQEQLVEEELPKIEKILGTKVNIAVLKGMQHYIDVARFEQCMAYADESYDDTFTILQILVWLTKTETGVLSELNVSGGGQLFLEKIRKMPDEKSSKGFDFYEQALKNSEFADCIVTNHSMVLSDLVRQTPIFTQIDGWIIDEAHQFVQSAMQQDEIVFSYTQWKYIFGQIGTMEETALFQQFSQAAKKKQRVSMQSLQRLDAQFIRLQRTFDETIQRAVQKMQQQIKGKQVSSKYTLFLEDISLAKEPLLQVSKLTQQWLDLAAEVGQAFENNIEQLNKNELYILSEWHYWIREMKVKIAEWEEIFLSSHDDNSVWLEFDLRSVPGSLHVFKKPVNVTPIIEEVLAPLRKQASIVWTSGTLTVPGNERFVTRQLGISDSVQVIKLQAPPSYYAGAKAFIVTDMPDIQHVSQDEYIEAVAHAITRTVRMTEGRCFVLFTAQDMLRKTVELIQDSELLDDYMLFAQGVTGGSRMRILKSFQKFSHSVLFGTNSFWEGVDVPGDALASVIVVRLPFSSPEEPVFKARAKHITAQGRNSFNELSLPEAIMRFKQGFGRLIRSSQDKGAFIVLDRRISTKSYGKEFINALPPIDVKKLQLPELIKELNNWQK comes from the coding sequence ATGATGGAAAGTCAAAAGTATGCAATTGTAGATTTAGAGACGACTGGTCATTCACCGGCAAATGGGGACCGAATGATTCAAATAGCAATTGTTATTATGAAAGATTGGAAAATTGAAAAAACGTATACGAAGTTTATTTATCCAGGTAAGGCCATTCCAACTTTCATTCAGGATTTAACGCATATTACCAATGAGGATGTAAAGGATGCCTTGCCGTTTGAGGCACATGCCGACTACATATATGAACTGCTTGCTGATTGTGTATTTGTCGCGCATAATGCGGATTTTGACTTATCCTTTTTACAAGCAGAATTCAAGCGTGCAGGCTTACCGAAATGGCAGGGTAAAAAGATGGATACGGTTGAGCTTGCAAAAATATTGTTCCCGATGTCACTCGGCTTTAAGCTAGGTGATTTAGCGGCAGATTTAAATATAGAGCTAACAAATGCACACCGAGCAGACGACGATGCGCGTGCAACGGCTGAGCTCTTTAAACGTTGCTGGAAGGAGCTACTCGGTCTCCCACAGCTAACTCTTGAACAAATGCATAAGCGTTCATTCAGATTAAAATCAAATTTATCCCAGCTTTTCTTCGAGGCTCTTCAAATTAAACGACAGCATATAACTGCCAATGAGAATGTCTCCTACTACCGTAATTTGGCCATTTGTGATGGAAGAAAAAAGCATTCAAATAATGCAGAGATTGTATCGTACCCACGATCAGCAGTTGATAAAACATCATTAATGACAAAGGCGATGCCGAATTTTGAGCAACGACCTGCACAATTCGAGATGATGGATACTATTTGGCATGCGCTAAATGACAAAAGAGAGTGCGTTATTGAGGCCTCAACAGGTATTGGTAAAACAGCGGGCTATCTACTTCCTGCGATTTTGTATGCTCGAGCAGTCGATAAAAAAATTGCGATTAGCACATATACATCACACTTGCAGGAGCAGCTTGTTGAAGAAGAACTACCAAAGATTGAAAAAATCCTTGGCACTAAAGTAAATATTGCTGTTCTGAAGGGCATGCAGCATTATATTGACGTTGCACGATTCGAGCAATGTATGGCTTATGCTGATGAATCCTATGATGATACCTTTACGATTTTGCAGATTCTCGTCTGGCTTACGAAAACAGAAACTGGTGTGTTAAGTGAGCTCAATGTTTCTGGTGGTGGACAGCTATTTTTAGAGAAAATCCGCAAAATGCCTGATGAGAAATCTTCAAAGGGCTTTGATTTCTATGAGCAAGCGTTAAAAAATAGTGAATTTGCCGATTGTATTGTAACCAACCATTCCATGGTACTCAGTGATTTAGTCCGTCAAACACCTATCTTTACACAAATCGACGGATGGATCATTGATGAAGCACATCAATTTGTACAATCCGCAATGCAGCAGGACGAAATAGTCTTCTCCTATACGCAGTGGAAGTACATTTTCGGTCAAATTGGAACAATGGAGGAAACTGCCTTATTCCAACAATTTAGTCAGGCAGCTAAGAAAAAACAACGTGTTTCTATGCAAAGCTTGCAGCGACTAGATGCACAATTTATACGCCTACAACGAACATTTGATGAAACAATTCAGCGAGCAGTGCAAAAAATGCAGCAGCAAATAAAAGGTAAACAAGTTAGTAGCAAATACACCTTATTTTTGGAGGATATATCGCTAGCAAAAGAACCGCTTTTACAAGTGAGCAAACTCACACAACAATGGCTTGATCTTGCTGCAGAAGTAGGCCAGGCCTTCGAAAATAATATTGAGCAATTAAATAAAAACGAGCTCTATATATTATCAGAGTGGCATTATTGGATCCGTGAAATGAAGGTCAAAATCGCTGAGTGGGAGGAAATTTTCCTATCGTCACATGATGATAATTCAGTATGGCTAGAATTTGATTTACGTAGTGTTCCAGGAAGCTTGCATGTCTTTAAAAAGCCTGTTAATGTCACGCCTATTATCGAAGAAGTACTTGCGCCACTTCGTAAGCAGGCAAGTATTGTGTGGACGTCAGGGACATTAACTGTGCCAGGCAATGAGCGTTTTGTGACGCGTCAGCTTGGTATTTCTGATAGTGTGCAAGTGATAAAGCTACAAGCGCCACCATCCTATTATGCAGGAGCGAAGGCATTTATTGTCACAGATATGCCTGATATTCAACATGTGTCACAGGATGAATATATCGAAGCAGTTGCGCACGCCATTACACGCACGGTACGGATGACTGAAGGACGTTGTTTTGTCCTATTTACCGCACAGGACATGCTTCGAAAAACAGTGGAGCTTATTCAAGATAGTGAACTCCTTGATGACTATATGCTCTTTGCACAAGGCGTCACAGGTGGTAGCCGTATGCGAATCTTGAAATCATTCCAAAAGTTTAGTCACTCCGTTCTTTTTGGTACTAACAGCTTCTGGGAAGGTGTAGACGTTCCAGGTGATGCACTTGCATCGGTTATTGTTGTACGCCTGCCGTTCTCCTCACCAGAAGAGCCTGTATTTAAGGCACGAGCAAAACATATTACCGCACAAGGTCGCAATTCCTTCAATGAGTTATCACTACCAGAAGCCATCATGCGTTTTAAACAAGGCTTTGGTCGTTTAATCCGTTCATCACAGGACAAAGGAGCCTTTATCGTTTTGGACCGCCGCATTTCAACAAAGTCGTACGGTAAGGAGTTTATCAACGCTCTACCACCGATTGATGTAAAGAAATTGCAGCTACCTGAGTTGATAAAGGAACTTAATAATTGGCAGAAATAA
- a CDS encoding TetR/AcrR family transcriptional regulator — protein sequence MKKKEIQLSRMWKYFVDATAEIIEEEGLENVTIRKVADKAGYNSATIYNYFSEISHLIFFASMKFMKSYTNEVAIYIQKGKDPIEKYLLAWECFCQHSFQKPQIFHAVFIMDLGETPEKLLQHYYQIYPNDLINIPENLTSILFEHNMTKRGRSMLEIALKEGYLSEENVDSINELTILIWQGMFTNILNNRKSYDAEKATRIVMNYISEIVLNANLFCFQNK from the coding sequence GTGAAAAAGAAAGAAATACAATTAAGCCGAATGTGGAAATACTTTGTGGACGCAACAGCGGAGATTATTGAAGAAGAAGGGCTGGAAAATGTGACAATCAGGAAAGTTGCAGATAAAGCAGGCTATAATAGCGCGACGATCTATAACTACTTTTCAGAAATCTCTCATCTAATCTTTTTTGCTTCCATGAAATTTATGAAAAGCTACACAAATGAAGTCGCTATTTACATTCAAAAAGGTAAAGATCCAATTGAAAAGTATTTATTGGCTTGGGAATGCTTTTGCCAACATTCCTTTCAAAAACCACAAATATTTCATGCCGTTTTTATTATGGACTTAGGTGAAACCCCTGAAAAATTACTACAACATTATTATCAAATCTATCCGAATGATTTAATTAACATTCCGGAAAATTTAACATCCATCCTATTTGAACATAATATGACAAAACGGGGCCGTTCCATGTTAGAAATTGCCTTGAAAGAAGGATACTTAAGTGAAGAAAATGTTGATTCAATCAATGAATTAACCATTTTAATTTGGCAAGGGATGTTTACCAATATTTTAAATAACCGAAAAAGTTATGATGCGGAAAAAGCAACTAGAATTGTGATGAACTATATATCTGAAATAGTCCTTAACGCTAACTTATTTTGTTTCCAAAACAAATAA
- a CDS encoding CocE/NonD family hydrolase, translating into MNKKIITQFPYTYQTIENTWIVLKDGTRLASRIWLPEVEKGQKVPAILEYIPYRKTDGTRTRDEPMHGYFAGQGYAVVRVDMRGSGESDGLLKDEYLKQEQDDALEVIEWIANQNWCDENIGMMGKSWGGFNSLQVAARRPQALKAIITVGFTDDRYNNDIHYKGGCLLNDNFWWGAIMLAYQLRPLDPHIVGESWREKWLERLENMPLWMAQWIKHQSRDEYWKHGSVCENYDEIEVPVLAIDGWEDAYSNTVLSLMKGLTVPRKGIIGPWAHVYPHDGVPGPAMGFLQEAVKWWDRWLKGIDNDVMDGPMVNVWVEESMPPSVSKTISKGHWVGLESWPSKEVKTKRYQLTYGKLLEGVNGKEEQVLLKTPLNHGLLSGEWMGAGVIGESPADQRLDDGMARVFESEVLETPLEIVGYPRFEVELMSDKSKAMLFAQLSDVAPDGAVTRVSYGVMNLTHLNGHDRVDLLTPGEKVKAFVDLDCCGHQFNEGHRIRLTLATTFWPMFWPMPEDATLTLNLETATFSLPIFNGNQITGPNMNPESAPLTPITILQEGRVDRSISYDILSDTWTCITDGVGGVFGEGIYRFDEIDVTVEHNLKRELTLSNSDPLSAKYTIYQKMKIGRDGWWIDANITITKTSDQENFRIVGDMDIKENDRYAFQKKWDQKIERFGL; encoded by the coding sequence ATGAACAAAAAAATTATTACACAATTTCCGTATACATACCAAACCATTGAAAATACGTGGATTGTGTTAAAAGATGGAACAAGACTTGCAAGTCGTATTTGGCTACCTGAAGTTGAGAAAGGTCAGAAAGTGCCAGCAATCTTAGAGTATATACCTTATCGAAAAACAGATGGAACAAGAACTAGGGACGAACCGATGCACGGTTACTTTGCAGGACAAGGTTATGCGGTAGTCCGAGTAGATATGAGGGGCTCTGGGGAGTCGGATGGTTTATTAAAAGATGAATATCTAAAGCAAGAACAAGATGATGCCCTTGAAGTAATTGAATGGATTGCAAACCAAAATTGGTGTGATGAGAATATTGGAATGATGGGCAAATCATGGGGAGGATTTAATTCTCTTCAAGTAGCAGCAAGAAGGCCCCAAGCGTTAAAAGCAATTATTACAGTAGGCTTTACAGATGATCGTTATAACAATGATATTCACTATAAAGGTGGTTGTCTCTTAAACGATAATTTCTGGTGGGGCGCTATTATGTTAGCGTATCAACTTCGACCTCTTGATCCTCATATTGTCGGGGAAAGCTGGCGTGAGAAATGGTTGGAACGATTAGAAAATATGCCATTATGGATGGCACAATGGATAAAACATCAGTCAAGGGATGAGTATTGGAAACATGGATCAGTTTGTGAAAATTACGATGAAATTGAAGTTCCTGTTCTCGCGATTGACGGTTGGGAAGATGCGTATTCAAATACAGTATTAAGTTTGATGAAAGGGCTTACTGTTCCTAGAAAAGGGATTATTGGACCTTGGGCGCATGTTTATCCACATGACGGTGTTCCTGGTCCAGCAATGGGCTTTTTACAAGAGGCAGTGAAATGGTGGGACCGCTGGCTAAAAGGAATTGACAATGATGTTATGGATGGACCAATGGTAAATGTGTGGGTAGAAGAAAGTATGCCGCCTTCTGTAAGTAAAACGATAAGCAAGGGACATTGGGTTGGACTTGAATCATGGCCATCAAAGGAAGTTAAGACAAAGAGATATCAACTGACTTATGGTAAATTATTGGAAGGTGTTAATGGTAAAGAAGAGCAAGTACTGTTGAAAACGCCATTAAACCATGGTCTTTTATCAGGAGAATGGATGGGGGCTGGGGTAATTGGAGAAAGTCCTGCAGACCAACGTTTAGATGATGGTATGGCAAGGGTATTTGAAAGTGAAGTTTTAGAAACCCCATTAGAAATCGTTGGTTATCCAAGATTTGAAGTAGAATTAATGAGCGACAAATCAAAGGCGATGCTTTTTGCTCAACTATCAGATGTTGCACCGGATGGGGCTGTTACCCGAGTGTCCTATGGCGTGATGAATTTAACACACTTAAATGGCCATGATCGTGTAGATTTATTAACACCTGGTGAAAAAGTAAAAGCGTTTGTTGATCTAGATTGTTGTGGGCACCAGTTTAACGAAGGGCATCGTATACGTTTAACGCTTGCCACAACGTTTTGGCCAATGTTTTGGCCGATGCCTGAAGATGCAACACTTACATTGAATTTAGAAACTGCTACGTTCTCATTGCCAATCTTTAATGGCAATCAAATTACTGGACCAAATATGAATCCAGAAAGTGCTCCATTAACACCGATCACTATTCTTCAAGAAGGAAGAGTCGATCGTTCTATTTCGTATGATATTTTAAGTGATACTTGGACATGTATAACAGACGGTGTTGGTGGGGTATTTGGTGAAGGAATCTATCGCTTTGATGAGATTGACGTGACAGTTGAACACAATTTGAAGCGAGAGTTGACATTAAGCAATTCTGATCCACTTTCTGCCAAGTATACGATTTATCAAAAAATGAAAATAGGCCGTGACGGTTGGTGGATTGACGCTAATATTACGATTACTAAAACATCGGATCAAGAAAACTTCAGAATTGTCGGAGATATGGATATTAAAGAAAACGACAGATACGCCTTTCAGAAGAAATGGGATCAAAAAATTGAACGTTTTGGATTGTAA
- a CDS encoding MFS transporter — translation MEAKLKENTATLVILAVSGALIYALPYFRNYYYDVFLEAFQLTNTQMGTLGSAYGICCLISYIFGGYCADRWKTKYLLTISLVATGVLGFTLLLYPPYPVLLLIHAAWGITSIMTFWGALVKAVRSLGSENEQGKAFGFFEGGRGITNIVQSAVILGIFAFFAKRMSDKMALSAVIVVYSVICLLLGIMIMLLYKDSSQDNENPQANENTKKFDWMVLWKILKMPTTWLATILIFTSYAIIISYYYITPYATAAFGASTLIAAALGYFSQYCRPIGSFSAGMIGDRIGVSNMVLIGYVILTIGLVGLIVLPGKATLILMLLVFIAVIYTSMYALQALHFAILVEGDYPVETTGTISMPLMIIGYSGEIFMPIIAGACLDYWGGTTGYKVFFTILLALAIIGLITVVIWQRVTQEKRKEIAMQRAFAKVQET, via the coding sequence ATGGAAGCTAAATTAAAGGAAAATACAGCAACGTTAGTTATATTGGCTGTTTCAGGAGCCTTAATTTACGCATTGCCCTATTTTAGAAACTATTATTATGATGTTTTTCTAGAAGCATTTCAATTAACCAACACACAAATGGGGACACTAGGAAGTGCGTATGGAATTTGTTGTTTGATTTCTTATATATTTGGTGGATATTGTGCAGATCGTTGGAAAACGAAATATTTATTAACAATTTCCTTGGTTGCTACGGGAGTATTAGGTTTCACTTTATTATTGTATCCTCCTTATCCAGTGTTACTACTGATTCATGCGGCTTGGGGAATTACGTCTATTATGACGTTCTGGGGAGCATTGGTAAAAGCTGTACGCTCGCTAGGTTCTGAAAATGAACAAGGAAAAGCTTTTGGATTTTTTGAAGGGGGACGAGGCATAACCAACATCGTTCAATCTGCAGTGATTTTAGGGATATTTGCTTTTTTTGCAAAACGAATGAGTGATAAAATGGCTTTATCGGCCGTTATTGTTGTCTATTCTGTGATTTGTCTTCTTTTAGGAATAATGATTATGTTACTCTACAAGGATTCAAGTCAAGATAACGAAAATCCTCAAGCCAATGAAAATACTAAAAAGTTTGATTGGATGGTGCTTTGGAAAATTCTTAAAATGCCAACGACCTGGTTAGCAACCATTCTTATTTTTACATCCTATGCAATAATCATTAGTTACTATTATATTACTCCTTATGCAACAGCTGCATTTGGTGCTTCTACGTTAATCGCTGCCGCTTTGGGCTATTTTTCTCAATACTGCCGTCCAATTGGAAGTTTTAGTGCAGGGATGATTGGGGATCGAATAGGTGTTTCAAATATGGTCTTAATAGGATATGTTATATTAACAATCGGTTTAGTTGGACTCATTGTTTTACCTGGAAAAGCTACTTTAATCTTAATGTTGTTAGTTTTCATTGCGGTTATTTATACGTCAATGTATGCTCTGCAAGCATTGCACTTCGCAATATTAGTGGAAGGAGACTATCCTGTAGAAACAACAGGAACAATTTCTATGCCATTAATGATTATTGGATATAGTGGAGAAATTTTTATGCCAATTATTGCAGGAGCTTGTTTAGATTACTGGGGTGGAACGACAGGGTATAAAGTATTCTTTACCATTCTATTGGCCTTAGCGATTATTGGTTTGATTACTGTTGTAATTTGGCAACGAGTAACTCAAGAAAAACGAAAAGAAATTGCAATGCAAAGAGCATTTGCCAAGGTACAAGAAACATAA
- a CDS encoding MFS transporter: protein MERSNTSKQKYIILGILFLAWIVNYLDKLSMNVAIIPIAEEFSLNETQAGLIISVFFMSYAVMQLVGGYLSDKYGARRMILISVLLWSIFTILTGFAWSFVSLIVIRLLFGIGEGSFPAASTLAIADNFPKSERGRAKSTLTAATTIGSMISTIVAAALIISIGWRNLFFIFGVLGFLLTIVLYFLLKPNTQYREEANSIKVKVPLKKLLKMPMLWQLMLMYFGVSIVNWGLTSWMPTFMVKEKNLDMVSMGALAIIPALAALIAVVLTGWLIDKFAVGKEKYLIMFGAFIAGISLFFMTNASSITMIVTFQALTLAGCLFATTTILTLPLKYFSHDVIGTATGFIYFGGQIAGAISPSIMGYIISLFNGSYSAAFLFLMVMVIIPILTATTLRTKTSITTNPTA, encoded by the coding sequence TTGGAAAGGTCTAACACAAGTAAGCAGAAGTACATAATTCTTGGGATTTTATTTTTAGCGTGGATTGTGAATTATTTGGATAAGCTATCTATGAATGTAGCAATCATTCCTATTGCGGAGGAGTTTAGTTTAAATGAGACGCAAGCAGGGTTAATTATCAGTGTCTTTTTCATGAGTTATGCAGTGATGCAGTTAGTTGGGGGATATTTATCAGATAAATATGGGGCAAGACGTATGATTCTTATTTCGGTTTTATTGTGGTCTATTTTTACGATTTTGACTGGCTTTGCATGGTCATTTGTATCACTTATTGTGATTCGTTTACTCTTTGGGATTGGCGAAGGAAGTTTTCCTGCAGCTAGCACATTAGCAATTGCGGACAATTTTCCAAAATCAGAACGAGGTCGTGCAAAGTCAACGCTTACAGCTGCTACTACTATTGGTAGTATGATTTCGACTATTGTAGCTGCAGCTTTAATAATTTCTATTGGCTGGCGAAATTTATTCTTTATTTTTGGTGTTTTAGGATTCCTATTAACGATTGTCCTTTATTTTTTATTAAAGCCAAACACTCAATACAGAGAAGAGGCAAATTCTATTAAAGTGAAAGTGCCACTAAAAAAATTATTAAAAATGCCAATGCTCTGGCAGTTAATGTTGATGTACTTTGGCGTCAGTATTGTCAATTGGGGACTTACATCGTGGATGCCGACTTTTATGGTAAAGGAAAAAAATTTAGATATGGTTTCGATGGGAGCACTAGCAATAATTCCTGCGTTAGCAGCATTAATTGCTGTAGTGCTTACAGGCTGGCTAATTGATAAATTTGCTGTTGGTAAAGAGAAATATTTAATTATGTTTGGTGCTTTTATTGCAGGCATTAGTTTATTTTTCATGACGAACGCTTCTTCAATTACGATGATTGTAACATTTCAAGCTTTAACATTGGCGGGCTGCTTGTTTGCTACAACAACGATATTAACTTTACCACTTAAATATTTCTCACATGATGTTATTGGAACGGCAACAGGGTTTATATATTTTGGTGGTCAGATAGCTGGTGCAATATCTCCATCTATAATGGGGTACATCATCTCGCTATTTAATGGATCTTATTCAGCAGCATTCTTGTTCTTAATGGTTATGGTTATAATTCCTATTCTAACAGCGACAACTTTAAGAACTAAAACATCAATAACTACAAATCCAACAGCTTAA
- a CDS encoding M20 family metallopeptidase — MSNSYINEISKIIEDKRDKYVDISDKIWNFAEIRFEEFQSAELLCTALESEGFQVEKGVADLETAFIGSYGSGKPVIAFLGEYDALSGLSQKGGAAMKAATQEGGNGHGCGHNLLGTGSFAAAVALRDYMEKHNIPGTIRFYGCPAEEGGSGKTLMVRAGLFDDVDFALCWHPADHNLMMCTSSLANVQASFKFTGRSAHAAQAPHLGRSALDAVELMNVGVNYLREHIIPEARVHYAVTNTGGLSPNIVQADASVLYLVRAPKTNQVNEIYERVCKIAEGAALMTGTNVEIIFDKACSNLVPNHTMQQIMFEQFTQLGTPQFSEQDYEFATEIRKTLSEQEKNGGGLAAIPVFRELLAKEKDTALSTTLFPYNKAFTTITMPGSTDVGDVSWVVPTAQCTTTCHAQGTQLHSWQAVATGTTSIAHKGMLHAGKVMAATAAAMLAQPELIEQAKQELKERLGNEIYQNPIPQDVNPSHIRKYSSDIIE; from the coding sequence ATGTCTAATTCTTATATAAATGAAATATCCAAAATTATTGAAGATAAGCGAGATAAATATGTAGATATCAGCGATAAAATTTGGAACTTTGCCGAAATTCGTTTTGAGGAATTTCAATCTGCTGAATTATTATGCACGGCATTGGAAAGTGAAGGTTTTCAAGTTGAGAAGGGAGTGGCTGACCTAGAAACGGCTTTTATCGGTAGCTATGGAAGTGGGAAACCTGTTATTGCTTTTTTAGGAGAATATGATGCACTTTCTGGCTTAAGTCAAAAAGGAGGGGCAGCAATGAAAGCTGCTACTCAAGAAGGGGGAAATGGTCACGGCTGTGGACATAATCTTCTCGGTACAGGATCCTTTGCAGCAGCAGTAGCTTTACGTGATTACATGGAAAAACATAATATTCCTGGTACAATCAGATTTTATGGCTGTCCAGCAGAAGAAGGGGGCTCTGGCAAAACATTAATGGTCCGTGCAGGTCTTTTTGATGATGTAGATTTTGCTTTATGCTGGCATCCTGCTGACCATAATTTAATGATGTGTACGAGCTCCTTAGCCAATGTTCAAGCTTCCTTTAAGTTTACTGGACGTTCTGCCCATGCAGCTCAGGCACCGCATTTAGGTCGCAGTGCACTAGATGCCGTTGAACTTATGAACGTGGGAGTTAACTATCTTCGTGAGCATATAATTCCAGAAGCACGTGTGCACTATGCAGTGACCAATACAGGTGGATTATCGCCGAATATTGTTCAAGCAGATGCAAGTGTTCTTTATTTAGTACGTGCACCAAAAACGAACCAAGTCAATGAAATTTATGAGCGTGTCTGTAAGATTGCTGAGGGTGCCGCATTAATGACAGGTACAAATGTTGAAATTATTTTTGACAAAGCATGCTCTAATCTAGTTCCAAACCATACAATGCAGCAAATAATGTTTGAACAGTTTACACAACTTGGTACACCACAATTCAGTGAACAAGATTATGAATTTGCTACGGAAATTAGAAAGACTCTTTCTGAGCAGGAAAAGAATGGAGGAGGTCTGGCCGCTATTCCAGTATTTAGAGAGCTACTTGCAAAGGAAAAGGATACAGCATTATCAACAACGTTATTCCCTTACAATAAAGCATTTACAACTATCACGATGCCAGGCTCAACAGATGTGGGGGATGTAAGCTGGGTTGTCCCAACTGCACAATGTACAACGACATGTCATGCACAAGGGACACAACTGCATTCTTGGCAGGCCGTTGCTACAGGTACGACATCTATCGCTCATAAAGGGATGCTTCATGCTGGGAAAGTTATGGCTGCCACTGCAGCTGCGATGCTAGCGCAACCGGAATTAATTGAACAAGCAAAGCAAGAGCTAAAAGAACGTTTAGGAAATGAGATTTATCAAAATCCAATTCCTCAAGATGTTAATCCTTCACACATCCGCAAATACTCATCTGATATAATCGAATAA